The following are encoded in a window of Flavobacterium cupriresistens genomic DNA:
- a CDS encoding HYR domain-containing protein, translated as MKKTLLFFFILKSLILFAQNAADVEHHFGPSPGFGGLVECIVTQPDGKIIIKGAAVFRSKRTNGLVRINPDGSLDPTFVYNEDITRFTVKSIALQSDGKLLVGGNDNVEQSRVIRLNADGSKDTSFLFGGGVGESSVSVSAITVQSDGKILVANKKIYSTPQRRLIRLNADGSLDTAFNIGNGFDNDITAVAVQSDGKIVVSGKFSTFQDVAQQYLIRLNVDGSKDTSFNTGTGFVGNYVYSVLIQSDGKIIASGGFRTYQGVAQKYLIRLNPDGSNDTSFTNPINFAYMNYEYASNMSLQPDGKLIASFYKPNNSSGDDGVYRFNSDGSQDSTFSIASFYDGANLLTGKANADVLATAILNDGRILIGGKFNYCNKIIEKGIVCLNANGSRDSSFNKDTGFDAAVQCSAVQGDGKTLIGGYFDNFQGVTQKKLIRINLDGSKDTSFNPPAEFNDEVQSILLQADGKILIRGKFTNFGNSGRNALVRLNPDGSRDTSFLRSSEYDVEVIALQPNGKIIISAFVDSYPYLPVRRLFRLNIDGTNDVSFTAGNSFDLSKGIISSIVAQPDGKILVGGSFTTLNPIPQKYLVRLNPDGSQDTSFDIGTLYNLAINVQKITLQPDGKILVAGLFSPTTGNYQNYLVRLNSDGSKDPSFNQSIGSESVRTGYGIEISSLVLQPDGKILVGGEFDTFQGIAQNRLTRLNSDGSIDASFDTGNQFVAPIYSISLFPDGKINVSGVFSSYKSFTSSYFIRLKGTYFTPLNATTIQTNVTCLDSATGSASIVSVNEGKAPYTYLWSNGATTPEITGLVAGNYSCKIIDSESATITKNFIIITDSDIERPIITAPAAVTVNANLDCTATAVVLGTPITSDNCNVASVTNNAPAVFPVGNTTVIWTVKDASGNVATAAQTITVKDVTLPTITAPTAVTVNLTAAGCTLSATDVVLGTPVTADNCSVASVTSNAPKFYSLGTTIVTWTVKDKSNNSATATQIVTVKDVTPPTITAPAAIVSNTTFNCKAAGIALGNPITADNCSVASVTNDAPANFPIGNTTVTWIVKDRSNNTATATQLVTIKGLDVTVSYNEGKLTVAETAATYKWLTCNNGVFTAIPNENNPTFTPKQLGSYAVEVTKNSCTATSTCFDVAVLATKDFTLQDSFKLYPNPVKDFITIEVNILNSAKLDVFDVTGNLLITKELKTISTKLNVSNLPVGVYLFRVSNDMGTVTKKVIKD; from the coding sequence GTGAAAAAAACTCTACTCTTTTTTTTTATTCTAAAATCTTTAATACTATTTGCTCAAAACGCTGCTGATGTGGAGCACCATTTTGGACCTTCACCCGGATTTGGCGGTTTGGTAGAATGTATCGTAACCCAACCTGACGGTAAAATAATCATAAAAGGAGCTGCTGTCTTTAGGAGTAAGAGAACTAATGGATTGGTTCGTATTAACCCTGACGGAAGCCTGGATCCGACTTTTGTTTATAACGAGGATATTACTCGTTTTACTGTAAAATCTATCGCTTTGCAGTCTGATGGAAAATTATTGGTAGGAGGAAACGATAACGTTGAACAATCTCGTGTAATACGTTTAAATGCAGACGGAAGTAAAGATACTTCTTTTCTATTTGGAGGAGGTGTGGGCGAAAGTTCGGTTTCTGTGAGTGCTATAACAGTTCAATCTGATGGAAAAATACTTGTAGCTAATAAAAAGATATATTCTACGCCACAGAGACGATTGATTCGTTTGAATGCCGATGGAAGCCTTGATACAGCCTTTAATATAGGCAACGGATTTGATAATGATATTACTGCTGTCGCCGTTCAATCTGATGGAAAAATAGTTGTAAGTGGCAAGTTTAGTACGTTTCAGGATGTGGCTCAGCAATATTTAATTCGTTTGAATGTAGATGGTTCCAAAGATACTTCGTTTAATACAGGAACTGGCTTTGTTGGTAATTACGTATATTCTGTTTTAATACAAAGTGACGGAAAAATAATCGCTAGTGGCGGCTTTAGAACTTATCAGGGAGTGGCTCAGAAATATTTAATTCGTTTAAATCCCGACGGCAGCAATGACACTTCATTTACTAATCCAATTAATTTTGCATATATGAATTATGAATATGCAAGTAATATGTCCCTCCAGCCTGATGGAAAACTAATTGCAAGTTTTTATAAGCCTAATAATTCTTCCGGTGATGATGGTGTCTATCGTTTTAATTCGGACGGAAGTCAAGATAGTACTTTTTCAATCGCTTCTTTTTATGATGGAGCAAATCTTCTTACAGGAAAAGCAAATGCAGACGTTTTGGCTACAGCTATTTTAAATGATGGAAGAATCCTTATTGGCGGTAAATTTAACTATTGCAATAAGATTATTGAGAAAGGTATAGTTTGCTTAAATGCCAATGGAAGCAGAGATTCTTCTTTTAACAAAGACACAGGTTTTGACGCAGCTGTGCAGTGCTCAGCCGTGCAAGGTGACGGAAAAACCTTGATAGGAGGATATTTTGACAATTTTCAGGGAGTTACACAAAAAAAACTGATTCGCATAAACCTTGATGGAAGCAAGGACACTTCATTTAACCCGCCGGCTGAATTCAATGATGAAGTTCAATCGATACTATTACAGGCTGATGGAAAAATATTGATAAGAGGTAAATTTACTAACTTCGGGAATTCAGGCAGAAATGCCCTGGTTAGATTAAATCCTGATGGTTCGCGTGATACTTCTTTCCTTAGATCATCTGAATATGATGTTGAAGTTATAGCTTTGCAGCCCAATGGAAAGATAATCATAAGTGCTTTTGTTGATAGTTATCCGTATCTCCCTGTTAGAAGATTATTTCGTTTGAATATTGATGGTACTAACGATGTTTCTTTTACAGCCGGAAATAGTTTTGATTTATCTAAAGGAATAATTTCTTCTATAGTAGCACAACCCGATGGCAAAATACTGGTAGGAGGGTCATTTACTACTCTTAATCCAATTCCTCAAAAATATTTGGTTCGTTTAAATCCGGATGGAAGCCAAGACACTTCGTTTGATATCGGAACTTTATACAATTTGGCGATTAATGTTCAAAAAATAACTTTGCAGCCTGATGGAAAAATACTGGTGGCCGGTCTTTTCTCACCTACTACCGGAAATTATCAAAATTACCTGGTTCGTTTAAATTCAGATGGGAGTAAAGACCCTTCTTTTAATCAGTCCATTGGATCTGAAAGTGTACGAACAGGATATGGTATTGAAATTAGTTCTTTGGTTTTACAACCTGATGGAAAAATACTTGTAGGAGGGGAGTTTGATACTTTTCAAGGAATTGCGCAAAACCGTTTAACCCGTTTAAATTCTGATGGAAGTATAGATGCTTCATTTGATACAGGAAACCAATTTGTAGCTCCGATTTACTCTATTTCATTATTTCCAGATGGAAAAATTAATGTTAGTGGCGTGTTTTCTTCTTATAAGAGTTTTACTTCCTCTTATTTCATTCGCCTGAAGGGTACCTATTTTACGCCTCTAAACGCAACAACGATCCAAACCAATGTTACTTGCCTTGACAGTGCTACAGGTTCGGCATCTATAGTTTCTGTTAATGAAGGAAAAGCACCTTATACCTACCTTTGGTCTAATGGAGCAACAACGCCGGAAATTACCGGATTAGTGGCTGGAAATTATTCTTGTAAAATAATAGATAGTGAATCGGCAACGATAACTAAGAATTTTATAATAATCACAGATTCTGATATTGAAAGACCTATTATAACTGCTCCGGCAGCTGTAACAGTCAACGCCAATTTAGATTGTACAGCAACAGCTGTTGTACTGGGAACTCCCATAACATCAGACAACTGTAACGTAGCTTCAGTAACCAATAATGCTCCTGCTGTTTTTCCTGTAGGAAATACAACGGTGATCTGGACCGTAAAAGATGCAAGCGGTAATGTTGCAACAGCTGCTCAGACCATAACGGTAAAAGACGTTACTTTACCAACTATTACAGCTCCAACTGCTGTAACGGTGAATCTGACTGCTGCAGGTTGCACACTATCAGCAACAGATGTCGTTTTAGGAACTCCGGTAACGGCAGATAATTGTTCAGTAGCTTCTGTAACTAGTAATGCTCCAAAATTTTACTCACTAGGAACTACAATCGTAACCTGGACCGTAAAAGACAAAAGCAATAATAGTGCAACGGCCACCCAAATAGTAACAGTAAAAGATGTAACACCGCCAACAATTACCGCTCCTGCAGCAATAGTATCAAATACCACGTTTAACTGTAAAGCAGCAGGAATCGCATTGGGAAATCCAATAACTGCCGATAATTGCTCAGTTGCTTCAGTTACGAATGATGCGCCGGCAAATTTCCCTATAGGAAACACAACTGTAACCTGGATTGTAAAAGACAGAAGCAACAATACAGCCACAGCAACACAACTAGTAACAATAAAAGGTCTTGATGTAACAGTTTCTTACAATGAAGGTAAATTAACTGTTGCCGAAACAGCGGCAACTTATAAGTGGCTAACCTGTAATAATGGAGTATTTACAGCCATCCCAAACGAAAATAATCCCACTTTTACACCAAAGCAATTAGGAAGCTATGCGGTAGAGGTTACTAAAAATAGCTGTACAGCTACAAGTACCTGTTTTGATGTTGCAGTTCTGGCAACAAAAGATTTTACTTTGCAAGACTCATTCAAATTGTATCCAAATCCGGTTAAAGATTTCATAACAATTGAGGTGAATATACTAAATAGCGCCAAATTGGATGTTTTTGATGTAACAGGGAATCTTCTTATTACGAAAGAATTAAAAACGATATCTACCAAATTAAATGTATCTAATTTACCAGTTGGTGTCTATTTATTTCGAGTTTCAAATGATATGGGAACTGTAACGAAAAAAGTGATTAAAGATTAA
- a CDS encoding cation:proton antiporter gives MIISLCLLVLVAYAFDLSSKRTKIPTVIILLLMGYCLRYAALFLEIEIPNLEPLLPAIGTLGLILIVLEAGLDLELNKNKKAMISKSFLSALIPLLFLFLIIGFGINYFTGASIINSFINAIPFCIISSAIAIPSVQNLSEDKKEFVVYESSMSDILGVIIFNFFLSNDTIGLGSFITFIAQVVVMLLISLIASIGLAFVIKKIDHHVKFIPIMVMIILIYEVSKIYHLPALIFILIFGLFLNNLDELTHFSFIKKLEPKRLNIEVHRFSKLIGEVAFLIRTIFFLLFGYTITTETVLNTSTLPFAVGIVAVIISIRFIQLKVSKTPISPLLFIAPRGLITIMLFLSIPLSKKVGFISNSLLTQVIILSAIVMMLGLMFAKKDRVVG, from the coding sequence ATGATAATCTCCCTTTGTTTACTTGTTTTAGTTGCCTACGCCTTTGACCTAAGTTCAAAACGAACCAAGATACCGACCGTAATTATATTGTTGCTTATGGGGTATTGTTTGCGTTATGCAGCACTTTTTTTAGAAATAGAAATTCCTAACCTGGAACCCTTATTACCTGCAATAGGAACCCTCGGATTGATTTTAATCGTATTGGAGGCGGGATTGGATTTAGAGCTCAATAAAAATAAAAAAGCGATGATTTCGAAGTCCTTTTTATCTGCTTTAATCCCTTTATTATTTCTATTTCTGATAATTGGTTTTGGAATCAACTATTTTACGGGTGCCTCCATTATTAATAGTTTTATAAATGCCATTCCGTTTTGTATTATCAGTAGTGCTATCGCTATTCCAAGTGTTCAGAACCTTTCCGAAGACAAAAAAGAATTTGTAGTTTACGAAAGCAGTATGTCTGATATCTTAGGGGTTATTATTTTTAATTTCTTCTTATCCAATGATACTATTGGATTAGGGTCATTTATAACTTTTATTGCTCAAGTTGTGGTCATGCTGCTTATATCCTTAATAGCAAGCATCGGTTTAGCCTTTGTGATCAAAAAAATTGACCATCACGTAAAATTCATTCCCATTATGGTCATGATAATTTTGATCTATGAGGTTTCTAAAATTTATCATTTACCCGCTCTTATTTTTATCTTAATCTTCGGTCTCTTTTTGAATAATCTGGATGAATTAACGCATTTTTCATTTATAAAAAAGCTGGAACCCAAACGATTGAATATAGAAGTACACCGATTTAGCAAATTAATCGGAGAAGTTGCTTTTCTGATCCGAACGATATTCTTTTTGCTTTTTGGTTATACTATTACTACAGAAACAGTACTAAATACCAGTACTTTGCCTTTCGCTGTTGGTATTGTAGCAGTCATTATTTCTATTCGGTTTATTCAACTTAAAGTTTCAAAAACACCGATTAGTCCATTGCTTTTTATAGCACCACGTGGTTTAATAACCATTATGCTTTTTTTGTCAATACCACTTTCTAAAAAGGTTGGTTTTATTAGTAACTCCTTGTTGACACAGGTGATTATTTTGAGCGCTATCGTAATGATGTTGGGGTTGATGTTTGCGAAGAAGGATAGGGTTGTGGGGTAG